From the genome of Vicingaceae bacterium, one region includes:
- the cobB gene encoding NAD-dependent protein deacylase, with protein MKHSQKKKLIVFTGAGISAESGLSTFRGQNGLWDKYRIEDVATYEAWKRNPALVLEFYNMRRKQLLEASPNAAHYAIAGWENHFDLEIITQNIDDLHERAGSSKVLHLHGELRKAQSTVDPSLIYPIKSWQLNLGDTCEKGSQLRPYVVWFGEPVPKFYDAIEKVRQCDFFVVIGTSLVVYPAAQLLEYVPDQADIYLIDPEKVSYPLLRPHIHIAKKATEGVKELEEKYLKKYFK; from the coding sequence ATGAAACACTCTCAAAAAAAGAAACTTATAGTTTTTACAGGTGCCGGCATAAGTGCCGAAAGTGGTTTAAGCACATTCAGAGGTCAAAATGGACTTTGGGATAAATACCGAATTGAGGATGTGGCCACATATGAAGCATGGAAAAGAAACCCCGCATTGGTACTTGAGTTTTACAATATGCGTAGAAAACAATTGTTGGAAGCTTCACCCAATGCGGCTCATTATGCAATTGCCGGATGGGAGAATCATTTCGATTTGGAAATTATCACACAAAATATCGATGATTTGCATGAAAGAGCAGGAAGCTCAAAAGTTCTTCACCTTCATGGAGAACTCAGAAAAGCGCAAAGTACCGTAGATCCTTCTTTGATATACCCAATCAAAAGTTGGCAATTAAACTTAGGCGACACCTGTGAAAAAGGCAGTCAATTAAGACCTTATGTGGTATGGTTTGGCGAACCTGTGCCTAAATTTTATGATGCCATAGAAAAGGTGCGGCAATGTGATTTCTTTGTAGTTATAGGCACTTCCCTGGTAGTTTATCCTGCAGCCCAACTTCTGGAATATGTGCCCGATCAAGCCGATATTTATTTAATAGATCCCGAAAAAGTTTCATATCCATTACTCAGGCCGCATATTCATATAGCCAAGAAAGCCACTGAAGGAGTAAAAGAACTGGAAGAAAAATACCTGAAAAAATATTTTAAATAG
- the paaB1 gene encoding 2-(1,2-epoxy-1,2-dihydrophenyl)acetyl-CoA isomerase, with amino-acid sequence MEEILVEFSGQVCWIYLNRPEKANSVNKPLALKLQHALKEAAENKEVRCIVISGKGRAFCAGQDLSEATSGEIDIKSIVNQYYNPIIELLRTIEKPIIAAVNGVAAGAGANIALACDIVLAAKSASFIQAFSKIGLIPDSGGTFILPRLVGWQRAAALMFTAENVSAEEAEKIGMIYRSFEDEHFFTKVQEFAEKLALMPTKALGLTKRALNASINNTLAQQLKLEEELQNEAGKSYDFNEGVKAFLEKRKPVFKGE; translated from the coding sequence ATGGAAGAAATTTTGGTAGAATTTTCCGGTCAAGTATGTTGGATCTACTTGAATCGTCCTGAAAAAGCCAACAGTGTTAACAAACCCCTGGCTTTGAAACTTCAACATGCTTTGAAAGAGGCCGCAGAGAACAAAGAAGTGCGATGTATCGTTATCTCGGGAAAAGGGCGCGCATTTTGTGCAGGACAGGACTTGTCAGAGGCTACTTCAGGAGAAATAGATATCAAAAGCATCGTAAACCAATATTATAATCCCATCATTGAATTATTGAGAACCATTGAAAAACCCATCATAGCAGCCGTAAATGGCGTGGCTGCCGGTGCCGGTGCAAATATTGCCCTTGCTTGTGATATTGTATTGGCTGCAAAATCTGCTTCTTTTATACAAGCGTTTTCGAAAATCGGACTGATACCTGACAGCGGAGGCACTTTCATTCTACCCCGTTTGGTTGGATGGCAACGTGCTGCTGCACTTATGTTTACCGCCGAGAATGTATCTGCCGAAGAGGCCGAGAAAATAGGAATGATTTACCGAAGTTTTGAGGACGAACATTTTTTCACAAAAGTTCAAGAATTTGCCGAAAAATTGGCGCTAATGCCCACAAAAGCCCTTGGACTAACCAAAAGAGCACTTAACGCCTCAATAAACAATACTCTTGCACAACAACTCAAATTGGAAGAAGAGCTTCAAAACGAGGCCGGCAAGTCATATGACTTCAACGAGGGCGTAAAAGCATTTCTGGAAAAAAGAAAACCGGTTTTCAAAGGTGAATAA